The genomic stretch CTTGGCCAGCACCCGGCCCACGTGCGTCTTCACCGTGGCCTCGCTGACGAACAGCTGGGCGGCGACCTCGGTGTTGGTGGCGCCGTAGGCCATCAGCACCAGCACCTCCTTCTCCCGCGGGGTCAGCTCCGCCAGCGCCCGGTCGTCCTGCGCCGGGGCGGCGCCCGCCGCGCCGGCGCCCCGGAGCATCGGGGCGACGTGCTGCAGCAGCCGCCGGGTGGAGCTGGCCGCGATCACCGAGTCGCCGGCGTGCACCGTGCGGACCGCGGTGAGCATCTCCTCCGGTGGGGCGTCCTTGAGCAGGAAGCCGCTGGCCCCGGCGCCGATCGCCGACATGACGTACTCGTCGAGGTCGAAGGTGGTCAGCACGACCACCTTGGGCGGGTCCGGGAGCGCGGTGACCTGCTCGGTCGCGGTGATCCCGTCGGTGCCGGGCATGCGGATGTCCATCAGGACGACGTCGGCGGGCGTCGACCGCAGCAGCTCCACCGCCGCGGCGCCGTCACCGGCCTCGCCCACCACGGTGAGGTCGGGCTGGGAGTCGATCACCATGCGGAAGCCGGCGCGCACCAGCTGCTGGTCGTCGACGAGGGCGACGCGGATCTGGCTGTCTGTCATCGGGACGAACGGTAGGGCAGGACGGCGTGCACGCCGAACCCGCCGCCGTGGCGCGGCCCGGCGGTCAGCCGGCCGCCGTGCAGCTCAGCCCTCTCGCGCATGCCCAGCAGGCCCTGCCCCTGACCGTCGGAGACGGCGATCGCCGCGGCCGCCCCCCGGCCGTCGTCGAGCACGGACAGCTCCAGGCTGTCCGGCCGCCAGTGCAGCCGCACCCACGCCTTGCCGGCCGGACCGGCGTGCTTGAGCACGTTGGTCAGCGACTCCTGCACGATCCGGTAGGCGGCCAGCTGCGCGCCGGTGGGCATCGGCTGCGGCGAGCCCTCCACCAGCAGGTCGACGTCCAGCCCGCTGGCGCCGACGTCGGCCACCAGGTGGTCGATCGCCGCGACGTCGGGTTGCGGGGCGAACTCCTGCCCGTCGCCCTCCCGCAGCACGCCGAGCAGCGTGCGCATGTCGGTGAGCGCCTGCCGGCCGGTCGCCGAGATCTGCTCCAGCGCCTCGGTGGCGGCCGCCGGGTCGGCCTGCCCCGCGTACCGCCCGCCGTCGGCCTGGGCGATCACCACCGACAGGGAGTGGGCGACGACGTCGTGCATCTCCCGGGCGATCCGCGCCCGCTCGGCCTGGGCGGCCAGCCGCATCTCCTGCTGGTGCTCCATCTCCAGCAGCCGGGCGCGCTCCTCCAGGCCGGCGATCCGCAGCACCCGCGCGCGGCGCAGGTCGCCCAGCGCCCAGGCGGCGACGACGGAGACGCCGATGGAGCCGGCGATGATCAGCAGCGATGCCGGGTCGTAGGGGCCCTGGTAGTAGGTGAGGGCGGCGAGGGCCGCACCGACCAGGCCGGCCACGAGCCCGGCCCTGGACGCCCAGCGCGGCGCGTAGGCGGCCAGGGAGTGGACCGTCACCAGCGCGGCTGCGTCGGCCGGGAGGAGGTCCGAGGTCAGCACCAGCTGGGCGAGGCAGAGCACCACCACGACGGCGGCCGCCGGCACCGGGGCCCGTCGGCGCCAGGCCAGCGGCACGCTCAGCAGGAAGCTGAGGACGACCCCCACGTCGCTCGCGTAACCGGAGCCGAGCAGGGTGGTGACGGAGAAGAACAGCGCGGCCAGCACGCTGTCGACGGCGAACGGGTGCCGGCGCAGCCAGGCTGCGAGGCGCTCGAGGGCCGTGGAGTCCATGGTGGCGACAGTAGGCAGCCGACGGCGTGTCGTCGTCGTCCTGCGGGGTGAGCCGCGTGTCCACCCGCGGGCTGATCGGGGTGCGGCGGAGGGTGCGGCCTCAGGTCACGACGGTGTGGCCGTGGCCAGCGCCTGCTCGATGTAGGCCAGCTCCATCACGTGCTCGGCGGTCTTCCAGTAGAGGTCCAGGACCCCGGGGTCCGGGGTGAGGAACGACGAGGGCGCCCACGCGCCGTCGGGCCGCTGCCGGCGGACGAACCACTCGCCCATCTTCACGACCGAGGGCAGCTGACCGCTGTCCGGCGCAGCGACGTGCATGGCGGCGACGCCCCAGCCGAACTTGCAGATCTGCACCGACTCCACGTCGTCGAACTGGGCGTCCGTGCCGGCCCGGTTGAGCTCGAGGTAGTCCTGGCCCAGCCGGAGCGCGGCGCCGTCCCCGGTCTGCTGGGCGTAGCCGGCGAGGAAGGCTCCGGCGATCCCGGAGTGGAAGTAGGCCTGACGCGGTGCGGAGTAGTCCACCAGGCGCAGGAACGCCTCGTCGGGGGTGGCGTCCAGCACCAGGCCGTCCCCCCGCCAGCTGGGGTGGAGCCGGCCCGGCAGGGCTGGCTGCGCCGCGTGGTTCCGGGCCAGCCAGCGGTACACCCCGCGGGCCATGTCGGCCTCACCGGTGACCAGTGCCGAGATGCCCAGCTGCCCGGTCTTGAGCGTGTCCTGCAGCGGGTCGGCGTCGAAGTCGCGGAGGTCGTAGGCGCCCCCGGACTCGGGATCCTGGAAGGAGGCCAGCCGGTCGGTGACGGTCCGTGCCGTGTCGTACCGGGCCAGCAGCCAGGCCGCGATCGCCAGCGGCGAGAGGTGGTAGACCGGACTGCCCGGTGCGTCCCCGCCGTGGGGCCCGGGACGCAGGTCCCCGTCGTCGGTGAGGGCCTCGCGCTCGACCCACCCCATCATCGCCGCGGCGACGTCGGGGGCGCCCCCGACGCACAGCGCCCACGGCGCCCGCCACCAGACGTTGGCGACCTCGGCACCCTCGGGGCGGCCGTCGTCGCCGACCCGGTCGGTCAGCCAGCGCACCCCCTCGGCCCGGGCTGCCCGGATCCGGTCCAGCCCGGCGGGCGTGGGGGTGCTCGGCCACGCGGTGGTCGGCGGCGTGTCGTTCGTGCTCATGGCGTCGGTCGTCCTCGTCGTGGTGGGTCGATGGCTGTCCGTAGTGCTGCGGGTGGGGGAGGGAAGGCCAGGTCGTCGAGGCTCTCGCCCTCCGGGTAGACCAGGTCGAACACCTCGGCTCCCGCGGAGGTGAGCCGAGCGCGGACACCGTGACCGCAGACGCCGGGGTCGTCCGGGTGCAGGGGCGGCGCGAGGTCGAACGTCAGCAGGGGGAGCCGACGGGGGGGACCGGCGTCGACCGGCGCGCCGCAGATGGAGAGCACGCCGCCGGGGCCGCGCACCTCGAGGACGGGGTCGGCGATGCGCACGAAGAGCAGGCCGTGGTGGCCGGAGAAGCGCACGTCCCCCCGGAACCGGTGCACGGCGGCGCCGACGCTGGGGTCGAGGTGCCACGTGCCGTCGGGGCTGAAGGAGAACGTGCGGTCCGCGGCGACGTCGGCGCCGTCGGTCACCGAGCACCGGCCATCGGGCATCCGGGCCAGGTAGCGCAGGAAGGACGCCTTGACCCCCCATCGCAGGGCGGGCAGTGCGACGGGTCCCGGACGGGCGGGGGAGAGCGGTGTCCCGCTCATCGCGCGATCAGGGTGTACTTGGTGGACAGGTACTCGTCGAGCCCCTCGGCACCGCCTTCGCGGCCGACGCCGGACTGCTTGACGCCTCCGAAGGGGGCGGCCGCATCGGACACCAGGCCGGTGTTGAGGCCCATCATCCCGGTGTCGAGCCGGTCGATCATCCGGTCCCCGCGGGCCAGGTCCCGGGTGAAGACGTAGCTGACCAGCCCGTACTCGGTGTCGTTGGCCAACGCGACGGCCTCGTCCTCGGTGTCGAAGGGCACCACGGCGAGGACCGGCCCGAAGACCTCCTCGCGGAGCAGGCGGCTGCCCGGGGGCACGTCGGCCAGCACCGTCGGGGCGTAGAACGAGCCCGCGCGGTCGAGGCGTGCGCCGCCGGTGCGCACGGTGGCGCCGCGGTCCACGGCGTCGCTGACCAGCTCGTCCACGCCGGCCACGGCCCGGTCGTCGATCAGCGGTCCGATGGTGACGTCCGGGTCCGTCCCGGCACCGACGACGAGGGCGGCCACCCGTTCGGCCATCCGGGCGGTGAACTCCTCGGCTACCGAACGGTGCACCAGGAACCGGTTGGCCGCGGTGCAGGCCTGGCCGGTGTTGCGGAACTTCGCCGACACCGCGCCGTCGACGGCGGCGTCCAGGTCGGCGTCGTCGAACACCAGGAAAGGGGCGTTGCCACCCAGCTCCATCGAGGTCCGCAGCACGTTGGTCGAGGCCTGGGCCATCAGCCGCCGTCCGACCGGCGTGGATCCGGTGAAGCTGAGCTTGCGCAGCCGGGGGTCGGCGATGATCCGTTCGGACACCGCCGCGGGGGCCGCCGTGGTCACCACGTTGACGACCCCGGCCGGGACGCCGACGTCGGACAGCAGCTGGGCGAACAGGAGGCTGGTCAACGGGGTCAGCTCCGCCGGCTTGAGCACCACCGGGCACCCGGCGGCCAGCGCTGGTGCGATCTTGCGGGTGGCCATGGCCAGCGGGAAGTTCCACGGCGTGACCAGGTAGCACGGCCCCACCGGCCGGCGGCTCACCACGATCCGCCCGGTCCCCGACGGGTTGTCACCGAACCGACCCGAGACCCGCGGGGCCTCCTCGCCGAACCAGCGCAGGAACTCGCCGCCGTAGGCGATCTCCCCGAGCGCCTCGCGGTGGGGCTTGCCCATCTCCGCGGTCATCACCGCGGCGAAGTGCTCGCGGCGTTCCTGCAGCAGGTCGAAGGCGGCCCGCAGCAGCTCGCCACGCACCCGGGGCGGCGTGGCAGCCCA from Modestobacter roseus encodes the following:
- a CDS encoding response regulator transcription factor, whose protein sequence is MTDSQIRVALVDDQQLVRAGFRMVIDSQPDLTVVGEAGDGAAAVELLRSTPADVVLMDIRMPGTDGITATEQVTALPDPPKVVVLTTFDLDEYVMSAIGAGASGFLLKDAPPEEMLTAVRTVHAGDSVIAASSTRRLLQHVAPMLRGAGAAGAAPAQDDRALAELTPREKEVLVLMAYGATNTEVAAQLFVSEATVKTHVGRVLAKTGSRDRVQAVVLAYRTGLVAPADLLRDAPA
- a CDS encoding sensor histidine kinase, with the translated sequence MDSTALERLAAWLRRHPFAVDSVLAALFFSVTTLLGSGYASDVGVVLSFLLSVPLAWRRRAPVPAAAVVVVLCLAQLVLTSDLLPADAAALVTVHSLAAYAPRWASRAGLVAGLVGAALAALTYYQGPYDPASLLIIAGSIGVSVVAAWALGDLRRARVLRIAGLEERARLLEMEHQQEMRLAAQAERARIAREMHDVVAHSLSVVIAQADGGRYAGQADPAAATEALEQISATGRQALTDMRTLLGVLREGDGQEFAPQPDVAAIDHLVADVGASGLDVDLLVEGSPQPMPTGAQLAAYRIVQESLTNVLKHAGPAGKAWVRLHWRPDSLELSVLDDGRGAAAAIAVSDGQGQGLLGMRERAELHGGRLTAGPRHGGGFGVHAVLPYRSSR
- a CDS encoding HtaA domain-containing protein, which produces MSGTPLSPARPGPVALPALRWGVKASFLRYLARMPDGRCSVTDGADVAADRTFSFSPDGTWHLDPSVGAAVHRFRGDVRFSGHHGLLFVRIADPVLEVRGPGGVLSICGAPVDAGPPRRLPLLTFDLAPPLHPDDPGVCGHGVRARLTSAGAEVFDLVYPEGESLDDLAFPPPPAALRTAIDPPRRGRPTP
- a CDS encoding NAD-dependent succinate-semialdehyde dehydrogenase, whose amino-acid sequence is MTATEASTKLGVPDQLFIGGSWRPAATGAQLDVHDPATGDVLASIADAGVVDGVAALDAAVAAAEDWAATPPRVRGELLRAAFDLLQERREHFAAVMTAEMGKPHREALGEIAYGGEFLRWFGEEAPRVSGRFGDNPSGTGRIVVSRRPVGPCYLVTPWNFPLAMATRKIAPALAAGCPVVLKPAELTPLTSLLFAQLLSDVGVPAGVVNVVTTAAPAAVSERIIADPRLRKLSFTGSTPVGRRLMAQASTNVLRTSMELGGNAPFLVFDDADLDAAVDGAVSAKFRNTGQACTAANRFLVHRSVAEEFTARMAERVAALVVGAGTDPDVTIGPLIDDRAVAGVDELVSDAVDRGATVRTGGARLDRAGSFYAPTVLADVPPGSRLLREEVFGPVLAVVPFDTEDEAVALANDTEYGLVSYVFTRDLARGDRMIDRLDTGMMGLNTGLVSDAAAPFGGVKQSGVGREGGAEGLDEYLSTKYTLIAR